The Gossypium raimondii isolate GPD5lz chromosome 2, ASM2569854v1, whole genome shotgun sequence genome segment TCTTCCTCTTCGATAAAGATTCGTAATCCGTCTTATCTTTAGGTGATTTTATAAAGAACTCTAACCTAGCACCCCACTTAAACCTATTATCAAGAACAGCATTTCTCAAAGCTAACAAATCTTCCAACGCGGACCTAGTGATTGAACTACGAGGCACATACGATCCTATTTCATCGGCACAAACTTTCTGATAAGCCAACACCCATAATTCGAATCTACGAAGGTACGAGCTCAAATTGGAAACCAACCTATCAGGTTCTCTAAAATTCTCAATCCACATTTGGGAACAAACCGATACACCATCTTCTTTCATTAGGTTCATCGGGTCATCGGGATCCGGCACACGCCGGTGCACCGGAGTAAACGAAAACAATCGACACAAAGCAAACCCATTTGTTCCACGGGCAAAGGGATTCAATTTGGAGAAAAGTTGGGTGGTTCGGGTAGGGATAATACTGGGACTTTTTAGAACTTGAAAGGTGAAAACTGTGATTCTTCGATGCATTTGGGGATTATGAactaaactactacaaattcatgccatttcttggatttaataactaaataactATTAACCCTAAATTCGAAGGTACAAAtcgaaatgaaaaatgaaactgatattacaaaaagaaaattccttACTTGAAATAATTGAAGAACCCTAAAACAAACCCCCCCCTTTTTTCCCTCTCCTGGCAGCTAAAGGCGCTTTGAAATTGAGTAAACCCTTGCTAAACCTTGGCTGGCTTTTCTTTGGATATTTCCTTACCGATAGTGCCCCTCGCTTTTTTCTGTAATTACATTTGTCTACCCCTTGGGCCTTGCTTGAAACaaaggttaaattatataaaaggtCCTTGTATTTGTGTATCTTTCAGATTCAATCTTTTTACTATTCCAaacatatattttcaattttacaaGCCAActtttttgggttaattttattaaataatttgatatgaTTTGTTTTCAACGTGTAATGATATGATACATCCACCtcgatttatttataattaaataattttatttaaatttgatctatttattttataatattatgtcTAAATCAATAACACCATTAATTGTTACCATTAAAtatgccataaaatttttattattatttggtcaCATAAGTAgaatttcgtgaaaatttaatcaattatagttaactaataataaacttgtatattaatatttaaaataaattatcattttaacagtAACAATTAAAGATATTATCAATTTAGatctattaattaataataatattataaaataaagcaCTCAAATTAGGTCAAACAAAAGCATATTAAAACCAATCTCATTTATGATCCATCTTCAATGGATCAACTTGGCACCACTAAggtattaattaatattaatatttttcctcttaattaattaaaacaaatcgATTCAAGACTTTgggttaaattgcattttatctcttctattaaaaaagggtaaattaaccTCTGCATCGcatgttagattaaagagtaatcTTGTTATTCctattaaaaattcatcaaattctaatatttaaaattgacgAATCGACAAAATATCTAAACAATTACATGCGGTTGTAACACATGTACATTATACTAATGCACAAAGAccgatttttataataaaattagtgTGATTTTGACAAAATGATCGGTTtgctaattaatttaatatacataaactaatttattcattttggtactaaagaatgtaaaatacaatctaacttaGAGACAGTGCTAGTGAGCTGATAGGTCCAaccctaaaatgtaaaatttcaattttgaccttttatgatttgaaatacattttaattttcgtaaaaatatataatttaattttaatttataattttttagctTCAACCCGATCTTAcatttagtaatatttttaccggttttaaataatttgctcaaaaattaaattaaatttttttattttgattaatatatCAATCGAATTTTGATTCACTGACTAATCCGGTCCGGTTCacataaaattgtttaaaaaaaaaaagagagagaaaaggaTATAAATAGAGAAAGTCAATAAACATTACCTTTCTATTCCATTTAACAATCGTCATCCCTTCATTTTCCCTGTGAAAAAATCATGGAGTTTTTGGACGAAGACGCTAGACCCAGATTCCTCTTCCAATCAAAGCCTcaatcttcttcttcctccgaGCGACCCTCCCCACAAAAACCTTCAAAACCATTCCTTTTCATTTCCCTTTCAATCTCTTCCATTATCCTTTCCCTTTCCCTCTTCTCCATTGAATCCGAACCCTTCAAATCTCTCCTCTTTTGGCTCTCTTTCTCCCTTTTCCTCGGCCCATTCGCCCCCCCTTCCCTCACCGGCGGTGACATCCGCGTCGGCGTTGGCCCCATCATCACTGATCCCATCAAACAAGACCCACAACCCGAGACTGAATCTAAGAAAAAATCATCTCAAAAACGTTCAAAGCCTGATAAAATCGATGAACCAATTGGAAATCATGGGGATTTAGCTGGAAACGGAAATGGGTTTTCAGATTCAAAGGTGAAAAGCAAAGAGtcgaagaaaaaagaagatcTGGGGAGCAATTTCGATGGAGAAGGTAAGGAATGGAGTGAAACtgaaattgagattttgaaGAAACAAATGGTGAAAAACCCAGTGGGGAAACCGGGTAGATGGGAAGCTATAGCTTCAGCATTTAAAGGGAAATACAAAACAGATAGTGTGATTAAAAAAGCAAAGGAATTAGGTGAGAAAAAAATAGATGACAGTGATTCATATGCTCAGTTTTTGAAGAATAGGAAACCAGTTGATACGAGGatcaatgatgaaaatgaagcaGTGATACAGGCTAATTGGAATTCAGGGGAAGATATTGCTTTACTCAATGCTTTGAAAACTTTTCCTAAAGATGTAACAATGAGATGGGAAAAGATTTCTGCTGCTGTACCTGGGAAATCAAAAGCTGCTTGTATGAAAAGAGTTGCTGAACTGAAAAAGGATTTTAGGAGCTCTAAAGCTAGTAATGGTGGGAATTAAAATGGGGTTTTGGAGCtctttttttgaagaatttttgGAGGTAAATTGAATATTTCTGCTAattatattcatgttattgagAGAATTTATATTTCACTTGCATGTATTTTATATGGGATTTTAATTTCATTGGTGAATGTGTTATTAGGCTTTAAGCTTTTCactattatatgaaaattaatttatggcATTAGCTTTTGGTATTTGGAAATGTGTCAATTTGATTTCTGTTTTCAGTTCTATTGACATTGTGTTTTGATTATAGAGGTAAAAGCTCTCTAAAGATAAATTAGTCCTTAGTCTGAAAGAATAAATTGATCTATCAATTTCTGATTATTTTTGTTAGTCAATTAAAAtggaagaaattaaaaaattatatttaatttgcaaaagataaaatataatctaattattatttatatgctATACAAGATCATTAATGAATTGCCGAACTTTAGCTCACAAATAAAAGGATATGTGTTCAAAAGTGTTTAAGCATGTAGTATACTTTGATTTATTGGTTTGAGGGATAACCCTCAAAAAGCTCTCAAACCCAACCACTGGTCTTCTCTCGGTTCATTGGCTACTTGAAATCCCCAACCCTAAAACTATCAAAGCCCAACGACACCCCAAAACAAGTTATGGGAATATCACGGTGTTCAAGTTCGAGCAGATAAGATAACCGTAGTCAGATTCTGCCTTTTGTCCGATGAGCTCGGTGACTTGAAACCTTAAACCTGAACACTACCAAAGCCCAGCGACACCTCAAAACAAGTTCCGG includes the following:
- the LOC105789328 gene encoding transcription factor MAMYB, with protein sequence MEFLDEDARPRFLFQSKPQSSSSSERPSPQKPSKPFLFISLSISSIILSLSLFSIESEPFKSLLFWLSFSLFLGPFAPPSLTGGDIRVGVGPIITDPIKQDPQPETESKKKSSQKRSKPDKIDEPIGNHGDLAGNGNGFSDSKVKSKESKKKEDLGSNFDGEGKEWSETEIEILKKQMVKNPVGKPGRWEAIASAFKGKYKTDSVIKKAKELGEKKIDDSDSYAQFLKNRKPVDTRINDENEAVIQANWNSGEDIALLNALKTFPKDVTMRWEKISAAVPGKSKAACMKRVAELKKDFRSSKASNGGN